Proteins encoded together in one Ipomoea triloba cultivar NCNSP0323 chromosome 4, ASM357664v1 window:
- the LOC116017421 gene encoding probable galacturonosyltransferase-like 4 has translation MAFWKHRYHCFPILGLLPLLLLLHAVAIRVPTPSSPSFREAPAFRNGDSCTSSHHNSSTAIHIVMPLDTNYIRGTMAAILSILQHSTCPENAFFHFLTINSDPQILSIIKSTFPYLAFTMYRFDPNRVRGKISKSIRQALDQPLNYARIYISDILPQGVGRAIYLDSDIIVVDDVAKLWAVDMEDKVLAAPEYCQANFSSYFTDQAFWSDPVLARTFKGRRPCYFNTGVMVVDVDKWRKGGYTEKVEEWMRIQKHKRIYHLGSLPPILLVFAGNIKAVDHRWNQHGLGGDNLEGKCRGLHPGPISLLHWSGKGKPWLRMDARKPCSVDLLWAPYDLYRSSTVLALED, from the coding sequence ATGGCCTTTTGGAAACACAGATATCATTGTTTCCCAATCTTAGGCCTCCTGCCTCTCCTCCTTCTCTTGCACGCTGTCGCCATTCGCGTCCCCACGCCTTCTTCCCCTTCCTTTCGTGAGGCTCCCGCCTTTCGCAATGGCGACTCATGCACCTCCTCTCACCATAACAGCAGTACCGCCATCCACATTGTCATGCCATTGGACACCAATTACATACGAGGTACAATGGCTGCCATATTATCCATTTTGCAGCACTCCACCTGCCCTGAGAACGCCTTCTTTCATTTTCTCACCATCAACTCCGACCCCCAGATTCTTTCCATAATCAAATCCACCTTCCCTTACCTCGCCTTCACAATGTACCGTTTCGACCCTAACCGTGTCCGAGGCAAGATTTCCAAGTCCATAAGGCAAGCCTTGGATCAGCCCCTGAATTACGCCAGGATTTACATATCCGACATTCTCCCACAGGGTGTGGGGCGTGCCATATATCTAGACTCTGACATCATTGTGGTGGACGATGTGGCTAAGCTCTGGGCTGTGGACATGGAGGACAAAGTGCTGGCGGCACCCGAATACTGCCAGGCCAATTTCAGCAGCTATTTCACAGACCAAGCGTTCTGGTCGGACCCGGTGTTGGCCCGCACATTCAAGGGGCGCCGACCATGTTATTTCAACACGGGGGTGATGGTGGTGGACGTGGACAAGTGGAGAAAAGGAGGGTATACGGAGAAGGTGGAGGAATGGATGAGGATACAAAAGCACAAGAGGATATATCACTTGGGGTCTTTGCCGCCTATCCTATTGGTTTTTGCTGGTAACATTAAGGCGGTGGATCACAGGTGGAACCAGCACGGATTAGGCGGCGACAACTTAGAAGGGAAATGCAGAGGGCTCCATCCTGGACCTATTAGCCTGCTGCATTGGAGCGGTAAGGGGAAGCCGTGGTTGCGCATGGATGCTAGGAAGCCCTGCTCCGTTGATCTACTGTGGGCCCCCTACGATCTCTACCGTTCCTCTACGGTGCTTGCCTTGGAGGACTAG